The Mus musculus strain C57BL/6J chromosome 2, GRCm38.p6 C57BL/6J genome has a window encoding:
- the Olfr367-ps gene encoding olfactory receptor 367, pseudogene precursor: MYLVTLLGNLFIILAIVSDQHLHTPMYFFLANLSFIDNCLTCTIVPKVLTNIQTQHQTISHTGCLLQMYFFMTMAMLDDFLLAVMAYDRYVAICLPLHYTTIMCPQRCLLLVATSWLCSNLLALSLILQMAQVSFCASHSIPHFFCDLLPLLKLACSDTHTFQLIMFAEAALSGVVPLTCVLVSYAHIMNTILKIPSSGGKHKVFSTCGSHLTVVTLFYGTVFLVYFQPSSSYSENTGIVASVVYTMVTPMINPFIYSLRNKDMKGALWKLFGLGKHCNL, encoded by the coding sequence ATGTACCTGGTGACCTTATTGGGGAATCTGTTCATCATCCTGGCCATTGTCTCTGACCAGCATCTTCATacacccatgtacttcttcctggcCAACCTTTCCTTCATTGATAACTGCTTAACCTGCACCATTGTCCCCAAAGTGCTGACTAACATCCAAACCCAGCATCAAACCATCTCCCACACTGGGTGCCTTCTGCAGATGTATTTCTTCATGACAATGGCCATGCTTGATGACTTCCTACTGGCTGTGATGGCCTAtgatcgctatgtggccatctgccttCCACTACACTACACCACTATCATGTGTCCCCAAAGATGCCTGTTGCTGGTGGCCACATCCTGGCTCTGCTCCAACCTCCTGGCCTTATCACTCATACTCCAGATGGCTCAAGTCTCCTTCTGTGCCTCCCATTCCATTCCACACTTTTTCTGTGATCTTCTCCCACTCCTCAAGCTTGCCTGTTCAGACACCCATACCTTTCAGCTCATAATGTTTGCTGAAGCTGCTCTATCAGGTGTGGTCCCTCTTACTTGTGTCCTAGTCTCTTATGCCCATATCATGAACACCATCCTCAAGATCCCATCTTCTGGGGGAAAGCATAAAGTCTTCTCTACCTGTGGTTCACATCTGACAGTGGTCACTCTGTTCTATGGAACTGTCTTTCTGGTGTATTTCCAGCCATCATCCTCCTACTCTGAAAATACTGGAATAGTGGCTTCGGTTGTTTATACAATGGTCACCCCCATGATCAATCCTTTTATCTACAGCTTAAGGAACAAAGACATGAAGGGAGCTTTGTGGAAACTATTTGGCTTGGGGAAACACTGTAATCTGTAA